From the Methylomonas sp. MK1 genome, one window contains:
- a CDS encoding phosphorylase family protein codes for MTIGILVALPEELSTLTRLKLVQGDCVSIADNVLLAFAGAGPVNAERATHLLIAKGAKKLISWGCAAALSPQLKPGDLMLAEQLLSEQQQVFDTDPRWRKRLHELLDKQFPISNGKLAESSHIVSNSSDKHNIYRQTGAIALDMESCAMAKIAEQSNLPCLAIRTIADPVSMSLPQAVTQALNGQGQVETSKLLRFLATHPWEAPSLIKLGLHFHAAQKTLKIIAKQLNEIIVF; via the coding sequence GTGACCATAGGAATTCTTGTTGCTTTACCGGAAGAGCTCTCCACCCTGACCCGCCTAAAGTTGGTCCAGGGTGATTGCGTCAGCATCGCCGATAACGTTCTCTTAGCATTTGCCGGTGCCGGACCGGTCAACGCGGAACGAGCCACGCATCTGTTAATCGCCAAAGGCGCCAAAAAACTGATCAGTTGGGGCTGCGCGGCCGCATTGTCGCCGCAATTGAAACCGGGCGATCTGATGTTGGCCGAGCAGCTGTTATCGGAGCAACAACAGGTGTTCGATACCGACCCCCGCTGGCGTAAGCGTCTGCATGAGTTGCTGGATAAGCAGTTTCCGATTTCCAATGGCAAGTTGGCTGAAAGCAGTCATATCGTCAGCAACAGTAGCGATAAGCACAATATATACCGGCAAACCGGTGCGATTGCCTTGGACATGGAAAGCTGCGCCATGGCCAAAATTGCCGAGCAATCAAACTTACCTTGTCTGGCAATTCGTACGATTGCCGATCCGGTAAGCATGAGCCTACCCCAAGCAGTTACTCAGGCCTTGAATGGTCAGGGGCAGGTAGAAACCAGCAAACTCTTGCGTTTTTTGGCAACCCACCCATGGGAAGCACCCAGCCTGATCAAGCTGGGCTTACATTTTCATGCCGCGCAAAAAACCTTGAAAATCATTGCCAAACAACTAAACGAAATCATCGTTTTTTAG